The following DNA comes from Rosa rugosa chromosome 5, drRosRugo1.1, whole genome shotgun sequence.
TGATGTACGTACAAAAATAATTATAGATTTACACGTAGATGACACTATTAGCAGTTGACACTCGATAATGACATTTCCTGATTCACAGATCATTTTCCATCAATCTTCGATTACGTCTAATTTGTACTGAACTTGATTAATTTGGATGTAAGTTAATTGGTCATGTCATTCATGTGCCATACATGTACTTTCAGGGTACTCTCAGTACCTCACATGAATGATTAGTGCTTAAATGCTCACGagttaaattatttatttgacTCTTTCATTTGTATATCAAATTTAGAAGCTGAGACATTGGTCTTTAAGATTCCAAAGTTACCAATGTATCTTCCTCAACATTCAACAGTTAAAATTCCGTAAAGTAAAGTATTTTTTTTGCCTATTCACAATAGTTTTTATGGtattttcagttttttatttttctcgttTTGAGAAATAATTATTTCTCTTTGCATGCtttttgaaaagaaattgaTTGAATTGATTTCACTGATGAATGAAAACTTGCAATCGGGGAAGCAAGATGCTGGTCGATCTCATTAAAATCTTGGCCTATTAAAactttgcccaaaaaaaaaaaaaggaattacaAATCCATTATGCAATCAAAAGCTATAAGAATAGCGATTACCTAATCACCTTTTTTTTACGCATGTAGGTCATATAAATTATGCTAAGAGCatatttagcagactctctattttggctccttagccaTTTTGAGGAGTGTGTTtagttttttatatattttagcagctgcatcaaACTCCTAAGTGGCTATCAATTATAACTTAGCTATCtggctcctaaatatagagagcgagatgaagctctctataatttaaaacattcattttgagttattttatgtaactTGTAAGTACattttaaactatttaatattcatttaaaaaataatatattataaaactagttaaaatagagagcactggtgcagacatatttctaaagtggctagtcaaaatgactttttagctactttggctaaaatctgactcaaaaatggctagcattgttaaagatgctctaacATTTTATATGAACTCCACGCACATTTTatgttagttttatttttataagaAGCAAAGTTGTTGTAACAATAACAGCAATAGGTTTGAAGACCGCAATTCGTTATATAGAAATAGAAGCAAGGTGAAAAATTAGACGTAGTGTTTGGCAGCACCATAACAAACTAAGATCGATATATGGTCCTCATGCTATATTGTGGTTCTATCGCCAACATCACAGCCTTGAATTGAAGCCAATGACCTGTTTGAAGGGATATGATATAGAAATAAACCAATGGATTAGTACTTGAAAATCATTGGCATGAAATCACGTGCCTCTGCTACCTAGCTATCATGACAGGTGATGAGGATGGCTTACCTTCCCCCCACATTGGCTAATCAAATCATATAGCCAAAATTGTCGGAATGTTGGTGGTTGGCGATCtataaataaatcattttcGTCTCTCATTTCTGGCCAATCCAATCCCCCttttttcaaacttgataaatgCAATTCCCATATCTATTATCCATCCACCATTGTGGTTAAGCTGTCCTTCCAAGTTTTGATATCGATGACCTTGGTACCAAACTACCAATAGAAAGACTTTAATTAGTATTAGAAAATGATGTACGTATCAAAGCGTCTGATGTGAGTTTATTGAGAAAGTGCTTTTCAATTTGAGCAAAGCAAGTTAGTTTATGACGCGTGAAATTAATACACTAATTAAggatgtaattttctatattcTTAATATCCATattccataaacatatatatatatataattagtacCGCGATTTGCGGCATATATTAAGTACGTGTGTTGTGTTATTCAATAATTTCATTTAAAACTAAAAcgtattattatttatttggcACACTAAAACTTTTTGTTTATTGTGCAAATAGTTTCTTTTATGTATatgggccaaaaaaaaaaaaatatgggcCAAAAGAAACAGATGTATGTACAACTTGTGAGTACGTAGGTTTGTGTGGAGCATCACTTTTGTAGTATTGGAATACTATGTACGTGTTTGTGGTCTCAACAAATATAATAGTGCCACTTCTTTAAGGGCGAGTGAtaggagaaaaaagaaaggcAATACATacatcttatataattaagtcaattcttcaaggaatggttaaatttttgaactaccatatatgccctcatataatataaatattaataaataaattatttctatatgaggataagataaTCAATACACtatattatatttgaaaaatCTGCAATACCTCCTATGAAAAAAGCCTAAAATTAGGAGATAAGTTActgtaacttttttaattttaaaaaataaaagtcaattgacatttgcggagcacatgttaaggggctagtCTATTATATAAAGCAAATTGTTAAATTTTTGATACTCTTATTATACGGTTTATACCCTTTATTGATTGAattgtttaaaaaataaaaatgatattACAAGGCTAAAATAGTAAATAAACAAAATCAGTTTCTTCTTTTCAAgaaattacaaacaaaaaataaaggaaaaaaaaacccacgTTTGTAATTGTCAGTGGTAATTTGCTGCctttacatttttttctttttgtttaatttccttaaaattttcagtttttaaaTTGTTTTAATAAAAGCAAATTGGCAAGCACGGAGTGCATGTCAAAATGCTAGTATTAGTATTAACATAACTGCCATATGAACTACTTAAATTGTCTCAAACCATAAACTCGTGATAGTTCCAGACAACAATATAAAGTCGAGGTGAATTAGTGAAATGCAAGCACCTTAATCGACAAGCTAGCCAGTGATTAATCGATACATAATCATACGCAGAGTGAAGTATTCAAGTACGAGTAGAGAAGCGCGCCAATTGGAAGAGTCCAGGTATCCTTTTGTACTCTGCACAGAAAGCAATGCATTGATGTATATTGATGCAGGTGTGGGTCAGTAATCAATTCCAATAACTCTCACTTATCACTTGTGGCGGTGAAATTTACCAGGTTGCTAGAAACTGTGTCTCTCTGTGATATATGGGCCTCTGGTTCCTGATATTTCTGATGCGCTTTGCTTCTGTTCTTCAACTCCTACGTACCGCGCGCTTTCATATTTTACAGGACGTACGGCGCGCCTTAACAGCTAGCTACGTACCTAGCTACCCTCGAGCCTTTCTGAGAATTCAATCGACTCAATTACTGTGTCCTGAAAACTCACCAGTACGTCagtttcagaaaacaataaatCAATCTACAGTTCATATATAGGCTCATAGCCTCATGCATGGATGTTATTTCTCTTCTACGTAGAATAAATAAGTTACtatgttttgattttaacagCGCCATAACTAGttaatttctttgttaattttcttCACATATCAGAATTAGTCTCTGTCTATTTGTTTATGACTTTATGTCTGGTGCAGAATGGACTTTTGCGTAATGATCCTGATGGGAAAGGAATTGACTATCCTAAAGTCGGTCAAGGTTTTTCTGTTTTAGTGTAAGAAATCTTTTTATATTATAAATTCTCCATTAAAATATGAAAACCAGAGGATTCTAGCAAGCTGATCGAAGAAGATTAGTTCTGAAAAAAGGTCGAGTGCTAAAACCCTAATCCCCAGTCACGCTGACGTCACAGGAACTCATTTTATTAAGTTAAATTTTGGCACAGAACTGGTGGGGGAGGGTGGGCCCCACGAGCCAGCTCAGTAAATGGGAATGTCCTTCTCGACTCTCTCTGgagtgattcttgcgtggggcagccgcaccgccacgtggtgcggcaggccaatcattcccctagcagggggtattttgggtatttcacatttaaaaatcagggacaatttcggaacaaagacaaaaatttcttaaatttgattgggcagccgcaccgtacacgtggtgcggctacccacaccgtacacgtggtgcggctacccaCACCTAAGAATTGGCCCTCTCTCTGGCGCAGTTGGTGGGTCGGCTGACAACGCCACATCAGACTCGGACAGTTGTTATCTACTTGTCTACACCTTAAAATAATTTcatgttcttttcttttgattacAGAAAGTTTACCTCTGCAAAAAAGAAGTTTAGATGTTGATaatcttctttgtttttgttctctttttataattttttttcatttttttaggagaaaaaggaaaatcaaacAGAGAAATCTCTGGGAGATCCAAAGTTAAATTGATCTAAATTAAAGACATTCAACGCTGGAAAATGAAGTTTCTTTACCAAAGTTGTGGAGAGGAGGACTTAGagtaactccaacagcttccccatattttagtttttctctattttagggaaaaatgagcatcttttgctccaacagattccctataactttctccattttagggaaagtgaggagagagaaaacaaaattccctaaatttacagcaatctctaaaattttaaggaagaatttagagattttagagattgctgtaaactagggaatctgttggagttgaagaagaaaaattgcttaaagctttgacttttgcttccctataatacaaaaattatagagaagctgttggagttgctcttatgaGCTATTGAAGTGATAGCATCAAcaacaaattttattttattttatttgtaaGCCTCAAGGCTTAGTTTTATGACTTGGGTTTTCCCTATCAGCGTGATACCTAAGGGTTGGTGGTCTCATGGTTCCTTTGCAGCAAGGATTTACTGCAGCACCACATGTTTATGGTTATGTTGTAGCCTTTTTAGAGTAGCCGATGGAATTCAATTTttctatcttttctttttctgcattGTACTTGGGGGTTCATTTTTGCCCCATGTTTTTGTAATTTTAgctttttctttaataaaattttACGATAAGGGGACaggcggtgggttcccagagtgaGCGAAATGGGAGCAGCCTAAACCGTGAAAACGTTGTAAAGTTTCTTTAACTCTTTGCGCAGTTTCATAATGTTCTTCACAAACAATCTGAGGTTGGAGCATAGTTGATGTTGAATCTAAAGGGATCTTCCCCAAGAGTTCACATCGACGGGAAGGTTTGGCACCTCGATGTCGGCTCTTCGCCACCTAGGGGCATCGGTCACGCATTCCGGTAGCAGCCTATTGAGTCTCGTGTCTGGGTGCGATTCCTTTTTGATTGGATGGGAATGAATGAAGAAATACTAAACCGTCCCATATCAAATCTTGAACGTTGGCCCCTCTCCCTTGGTattgagggtgggacttgttCCCTACATCGTCTACCTctgaggaactaatatcgcctaatccatTTTcggtttaaaaaataaaataaaaataataatagacATTCTTTTGTTGCTTTTATCTCCATTAATTTTAATGGCACAATCTATTTCTGTAAGATTTAATCTTAAATCTTTTCATTATGAAATTACAATGTTAAAATTGTTAGCTGTGGCCTCAACAGCAAAACACATTCATTTCATGATCAAAAGCTATAAGTCTTTGTCGGTGAGttgtgacctgttggtaagttataattctaaCATTATAAAGATTATGATCGAGTTCAATTCttactgacatatgtaagggtggggtgggctaagggatttaaaaaaaaaaaaaaaaaaaactataagtCTTTCAATAGAAGTGACATTCATAAGCCAAATGGGATAAATTCCCAAATTATACACTTACCTATAGTGAAAAGTAATCAATCTCAAATATCACGATATGACATCACCACTAGCATAGAGACAAATCACTTCATCTTCTTTCACATAGGATCTCAAAACATGTCAAATCACTTGCACGATTCATCATCACGTTGATAATCATAAAATGCCGACAATTGAACACATAGTTCATAGGAAGAACATCGTAGAATTGGCACAAGAGCAGGACCAAAAAGAAATCGGAAGAACTCATTCCTGTTAAAAGGCTGAAAGCAATTAAACCTTAAATATATGGAAAAAATGGCGTAAaagagaacagaaagaaaagaagaaaaaaaatataaaccgGGTATGTAAATGAAAAATGGAATGGGCAAGCTGATATTATAGGCAAGACTGGGATAACTGCTCAAAAcgatgcattttttttttaatgaagaaaataaaaatttcattaAATACAGACAACAAACTCAGCATAATATAAAACAATGAGTCCCAATAAGGGAGTTTTGTTTCTGGTCTGAAAAAGGGAGTTCAATTCAACATTGTGgggaaaaaaaacaagaaggtaGTGGTGCCGTTTCGATGACTTGTTGAAATAGGACTTCATTTGTCAGAAAGGTTGACGATGATGAAGCTGCAATGAAGATATAAAATTTGATATAAAATTTGCTCATTTCTTCTGGTTTATGATAATGTAATGTGAAACCTTCAGATTCTATACTTTTCAATGTCACACTCAAATTATTACATATAGATTTGGCAATGATTTGATGTGAATTTGCCACCCATAATTTCAACTAGTAGTCATCATCTGCAGACTATTATATGAAAACACAGTGCAAGGGCAACAATATTGTATAGGCTATTGGACCTACCAAGTGCATAATTCAAACAAGTTGCCTGCCTCGTGTTTTTGACTATAGTATAGGACCACAGGTTATCTTAATTTATGTATATTAAGTGCGTGGATTGTGATCTATTATGTGCGTCTCTCCTAGTATATGCTTATCTGAAGTGACCTAGACTACATTCAAGTAATGGTTGGATTTGATTCAAAACGATAACTGATCGACAACTGCAAATGGTGTGAGAACATCACGCTACCAGAATCAAGCTATAGCAGAAGAGGCCTTCACAATGAAATAAGGTCTATAACTACCCTAATACTCTGGAGTACATAACTGTTCGGAACACATCTCATGGCCCAGAACCAAAGAGATTCCAGTCATTGATTTTGAAGCTCGAGACAGCGAGTCTAAAGACCTCAGCCATTGGCACATGCCCAGATTGTAATGCAGGAGCAGCAAGACCAGCCCCGACTGTGTTAGCACTTTCGCTCAAAGGACTGCAACCAAAATCACACAAGCGTTTCAACATCAGAATGCACGAGTGACAAATAATTGCCAAATTAAGAGTTTACATCTACACAAATATTGACATGCCCGTATTCCATATTCTCTTTCTGAACTGTTTAACTCAGTACACTGGATTCTAAATCCTAGTCATAGCAACCATGATACTTTTTTAAAGATAAGTGCCGACAGAAGACTTCTTGGACCTAGATTCATTAAGGTATTTAAGGACTGTCATGGTGGGTCTTGTTTTATAGATGTGCAAGCACATCACAATACGAGGTCCAGATCTTTGATGATAACACCCCCACCTCCCAATATTCAGGAACGTCTACCATCAATCTTACTAGATCTGTCCATAGAATATCTATGTTCAGTAAGCACACAGAATAAGACATCTTTGTTTCTAAGAGGCAATTTCTTTATTCTATATTCAGTAACCAACAAACTATAATTTTTGGGAACTCACTCCTGATACTTACTTGATATGAATGGGTTCATATGCAGTAATTAGCACATCTGTATTAACTCCCTTAAGTCGTAGGTTTGCCACATAGACCTGCAGGACTCAAAACAATAGACCCTAGTTAGAATATTTGCCACAATCAGCATATCCTGAAACAGCTAAGAATGCTGGAGAACATGAGAATTACATACCCTCACAGTATTTTGTGCTTCCCTTCCTTGTCGCCCCTTGGAAATTGCCTACAACAAGAATGAAAGCATAAACTAGAGTTCAAGAGTCCAGAAAATGTGCTATGGTTCATGCTATTTGTTAATAAGCAAGAAAATGCTTCTCTTTGCAAACAATTAACTATCAGAAATTAGATCCTGAGGAAGTTTGGAGTTATATGAATATTGAAGAACCTCAATATCAAATTTATTTAACAGACAAACTTAAAATAGAAATGGTATAACAGAATCTGCCAGAAAGTTAATACAAGGGTAGAGTAAGGAAATCATCAAAGTTAATTAGGTATATGCGTGTCCAAAATTCAACattagatagagagagagagagaatgtccAGATAAGTGTTTCTAGTTCATAGTTTGTTTCTCATCTTTTGCTTTACTATTCTTCACAGTTGAAACAAACTTAGATGGTTGATTCTGATAAGCAAGTGGTATTTTCGAAATCCATTCAAAAATCATAACAGCAATGTGTGCCCTGATCGAACTATAGAAGTAAGATGCCATTGCAATGAGCCATATGGTAACGAAGTTACATTCAATTCAATATGGGTATACCTCCGTCATACATAATCACACATAACAACACTCAGGCCAATCAGAGGTAACATTTATTTATCACCAATAGCATTGAAAAGGTTAATTTGCAATATATAAACCGCACAAAGCAGGGCAATCAAACGCAATATACCATTTGGGCAACTGCAGTTGTAACAACAGCAGGTATGTTTCTGTAACATAGCCCAGGAGCCTCAACTACTCCCGACTGCTCAACCACCTGAAGATTAATCCACCACACATTGATAAATCATCAGCTGCTAGTGCGAATAATACCTCACACTCCATTCGCAA
Coding sequences within:
- the LOC133709935 gene encoding uncharacterized protein LOC133709935 isoform X1, whose product is MAQEVYSQRALFGGAISSIIPNRFQDVSNVRQVPDHQEAFVDPARDESLIIELLDLKPEVGDNGSAAWFLQDLATEQEAEGSVVVEQSGVVEAPGLCYRNIPAVVTTAVAQMAISKGRQGREAQNTVRVYVANLRLKGVNTDVLITAYEPIHINPLSESANTVGAGLAAPALQSGHVPMAEVFRLAVSSFKINDWNLFGSGP
- the LOC133709935 gene encoding uncharacterized protein LOC133709935 isoform X2; translation: MAQEVYSQRALFGGAISSIIPNRFQDVSNVRQVPDHQEAFVDPARDESLIIELLDLKPEVGDNGSAAWFLQDLATEQEAEGSVAISKGRQGREAQNTVRVYVANLRLKGVNTDVLITAYEPIHINPLSESANTVGAGLAAPALQSGHVPMAEVFRLAVSSFKINDWNLFGSGP